The DNA region GGGTGGCTTCAAGTGGGGCGGGCGCCGGCCTCGGTCGCGACCGTCCGGTTCGCCGTCCCCGCCCCTGATCGTCTGAATCTGGCCGTGGAAGGCGCGGGCAATTTGGCGCTCTCCCCCGATGGCCATCGCCTGGCCTTTGTCGGGGCCGATTCGCTCGGGGCCACGTCGTTGTGGGTTCGTTCGATCAACAACTTCACGTCGGAGAGACTGCCCGGCACCACGGACGCTTTGTTTCCTTTCTGGTCGCCCGACAGCCGCTTCCTCTGCTTTTTTGCGGAAGCCAAATTGAAGAAGATCGATGTCACCGGCGGGCCGGCGGTGACGTTGTGCGATGCTCCCAACGGCCGCGGCGGCAGTTGGAGCGGCGACGGCGTGATCATCTTCACGCCGCGACCGGGCGGCGGTCTTGCGCGCGTGTCCGCCGCCGGCGGCGTGCCGAGCGTGCTCACGTCCCTGGACACCACTCGCGGCGAATCGTCGCACCGCTGGCCGTGGTTTCTGCCTGACGGCAATCACTACATCTACTACTCGCGGATGGGACCCGGATCGGGCGATGTCCGCGATGATTCGGTGCGGTTTGCCGCCCTGGACGGTTCGATGGATCGTGCCGTGATGCAATGCGCCGCCAACGCGGCGTACGCCAGCGGCTACCTGATCTTCCTGCGCGAACGCACGCTGATGGCGCAGGCCTTCGACGTGTCAGACGGCACGCTCAGCGGCGAACCGGTGCCCTTGGCGGAGGATGTTTACGCCGACCTCGGGTTCAGCAATGTCTCGCTGGGGGTCTCGACCGACGGCACGCTGGCCTACCAGTCAGGCGCCAGCGCACTGGGGGCGCACATCATCGCGTTTGACCAGGAAGGCACGGCGGTGGACACGCTCGGTGAGGCCGGGTCATACTACGACTGCGATCTGTCGCCGGATGACCGTTACTTCGCCGTTGAGGCGGTCGATCCCGTCACGACCAATGCGGACATCTGGGTGCACGACATCACGCGGCAAATCCGCACGCGGTTGACATTCGCGGCGGGCGAGGACGGTTATCCGGCCTGGACTCCCGACGGCGCCCACATTCTGTATTCGGCGGTCCGGCAGTCGGCGCTCGATCTGTACCGCAAGGCCGCCACCGGCGCCGGCACCGAGGAGCTTCTGTATTCTTCCGCAGCCACCAAATGGCTGATGGATTGCTCCCCCGATGGCCGCCACCTGGCCTACATCGCGCCGACCGCGGCCAGTGTCGGCGATGACCTCTGGATCCTGCCGCTGGGTCCGGATGGGAAGGCCGCCGGCGACCCATATGCATTCCAGCAGACCGAGTTCGACGAGGACGACGCCAGTTTCTCGCCCGACGGGCGCTGGCTGGCCTATGCCAGCGCCGAATCGGGGGAGTATGAGGTCTATGTTCGGCCGTTCCCCGGACCGGGCGGCAAGTGGCAGGTGTCGTCGAAGGGGGGCGATTTCCCGCGCTGGCGCCGTGACAGCCGCGAGCTTTACTACATCACCGGCGGCAACATGATGACGGCGGTGGAAATCGACGGCCGCGCCGAATCGATCACCGTCGGCCAGCCGCGGACGCTGTTTCCCGTGCGCACGCCGCAAGCCAACAAGCCCTATGACGTCTCCGCCGATGGCCGGACCTTTTACGTCGTGACGCGTGAGGCCGGATTCGCCGCCTCGTGGATCAACATGGTCATTAACTGGAACGCGGAGATCGCCGCGAAATGATCGGCAAGACCATCGCCCAGTACAAGGTCGTCGAGCATCTCGGCTCCGGCGGAATGGGCGAGGTCTATCTCGCCGTGGACTCCAAGCTGGATCGCAAGGTCGCGCTCAAGTTCCTCCCGGCCCAGATGACCGCGCAACCGGACGCGCGCGCGCGCTTCCTGCAGGAAGCGCGCGCCGCCTCGGCGCTCAACCATCCCAACGTCTGCACCATCTATGACATCCAGGAACACGATGGGCAGATGTTCATCGTCATGGAATACGTCGAGGGGCAGACGCTGCGCGAGCGCAAGCAGCAATTCACGCTCAAGCAGGTCGTCGAAATTGGCGTGCAGGCAGCCGATGGTCTGGCCGCGGCGCATGAAAAAGGCATCGTTCATCGCGACATCAAGACCGAAAACATCATGATCCGCAAAGACGGCATCGTGCAGATCATGGATTTCGGGCTGGCCAAGCTGCATGGCGCGTCACGGCTCACCAAAGAGGGCAGCACCGTCGGCACCGTGGGCTATATGTCTCCCGAGCAAGTGCAGGGGTTCGATACCGACCACCGGACGGACCTCTTCTCGCTGGGCGTTGTGCTCTATGAATTGATCAGCGGACAACTGCCATTCAAAGGCGTGCATGAAACGGCGATCATGTATGAGATTGTGAATGTCGACCCGCAGCCGCTGTCCGCCATCAAGCAGGAGTTTGATCCCGAGCTGGATCGCATCATCCTCGATTGCCTGCAAAAGGATCCCGACGAGCGTTGCCAGTCGGCCAAGGAAATCTCGCGTGACCTGCGACGATTCAAACTGGATTCCGGCAGGCGGCGGTCCAGCACGGTCTCGGCAATCAGGCCGATCTACCCCCCCGCCGGCCCCGCCACCGGAGCGCCATCCACCTTTGGCGAAGCGCCGACAACGATCGTTCCGCCCAAGTCGTCAATGCCCCGACTCTTCTTGGCGTTGACCGCCGCGTTGGCAATCATCGCCCTCGTGGCAGTGCTCCTGAGATCGAATGGCGATCGTGGTGCCGCCCTGGAGACGGTGCGATTTGAATTCCGTGCGCCGGAGGGCAGATCGCTTTATGGCAATGTTCCCAATGTCCCGGTTGTGTCGCCGGATGGGAGCAAGATCGTCTTCTACTGCACTGACTCTGCCGGTGTGCCCACGCTTTGGGTGCGCGCGCTCGGAGTATTCGAGGCGCAGCGACTGGCCGGTACCGATGGGGCGACCTTTCCATTTTGGTCTCCTGACTCGCGTTTTATCGGGTTCTTTGTCGCAAGCAAGCTGAAGAAAGTCGATGTGGCGGGCGGACCGCCGTTGACACTCTGTGACGCCGGAGATGCCCGCGGGGGCACATGGAGTCGCAACGGCACGATCGTCTTCTCGCCCACTGCGACCTCTTCGCTATACCGGGTCCCATCCGCTGGGGGAACCGCCACTCCGCTCACGACTCTCAATTCGGCGTTGGCGGAGACCACCCACCGCTGGCCTTGGTTTCTTCCGGACGGCATCCACTTTCTGTATTATGCCCGCATTGGGCCAGACGGTGACCCGGCGAAGGACGGCATCTTCGTCGGTTCCCTCGAAGACTCCACGCGTCAGCTGGTCATGCATCACGCCGGGAATGTGATCTATGCCAGCAATCATCTGCTCTTTGTGCGTGCCAACACGATTCTCGCGCAGCAATTCCATGCGGATTCACGCGCAGCATCCGGTGACCCCGTTCCTGTTGCCGAAGGCGTGGGGACGATCCAGGCGTATCGGGCAGACTTGTTTTCTGCCTCGGAGACGGGAGTTCTCACGTGGGTTCGTGGATCCACCACTCTGAACTCCCGATTGGTTTGGTATGACCGCTTGGGGCACGCGCTGGACACCGTTGGTCCGGCAGTACCCATGAGCAATATTCGGCTTTCCCCCGACGGGAGTCGCGTCAGCATGCAAGCGCTTGGGGGCGCCGATCCGAAAATCTTCCTGCTCGACCTGAATCGTGAGGTCTTGACACGACTGAATGTTAATGACTCCGCCCTCCAGTCCGTGTCGGTCTGGACTCCAGACGGCCTTCGCGTTGCCTATACGGCCAGCATGCCCGATGGATCCACGGCTATCCGCCTGGCGGCGGCCGATGGTTCGGGGAATACATCGACGTTGTATGAATCGGGTACCCTCAATCGCCCGATCGCCTGGACCAGGGATGGCCGCCGACTGTTGTTCCGGCACAGGGAGAACGTTTCCGGAAGCGATGATCTGCCATGGGTCTTGTCGGTGGATCAGCGCACTGGAAGGGGATCGGATGACCGTCAGCTCTTCTCGTCACCCAGTGATAACGATGTCCAGGACTGGTCGGAGGACGGCGAATGGATTCTTTATGCCTCCCTGGAGGCCAATCGCCGGATTGGCTATCTGCATGCGCTGTCGACCGGCGCCAAGTGGCAGATCAGTTCACGTGAATGCGATTGGCCGCGTTGGAGTCGTGCCGGGCGTGAGATATCGTTCGTTACCACGGACAATACTCTGCATGTCGTCCCTGTACTGTTCCATAACGGGAGACCGGAGTTCGGACGGGACGAGGCATTGGGGATCAAGGTTCGAAACGAGTCCGTGTTCGGCTATGACTTTTCTCCGGATGGCGAACGAATCCTGGTCATTGTCAATGAAGCCGAACAGGAGGGTCCGACCGTCCGCACATTCATCAATTGGCCGGAGGTGGTGGCTCAGAAATGATCGGCCAGACCATTGCCCATTACCGCATTATCGAGAAGCTCGGGCAGGGCGGGATGGGCGTGGTCTATCGCGCCGAGGACACCAAACTTGGGCGCGATGTCGCGTTGAAATTCCCGCCGCCGCAGACCAAGCAGTCGGCCGAAGAGTACCAGCGTCTCATCCACGAGGCCAAGGCGGCGGCGGCATTGGATCATCCCAACATCTGCACGATCCACGAAATCGGCGAAGTTGACGGGCAGCCCTATATCGCGATGTCGTTTGTTGACGGCATGACCTTGCGCGACCGTCTGGCCAACGGCCCCCTGCCGGCGGCCGAGGCGGTCAAGATCGCGATGGAGATGGCCGACGGGCTGTCGGTTGCCCACGACAAGGGAATCATCCACCGCGACATCAAACCCGAGAACATCATGATCAACGCCCGCGGCCAGGTGAAGATCATGGACTTTGGGTTGGCCAAATCGACGCGTTTCAATGCCAGGATTACGCAGGATGGGATCACCCCCGGCACCGCCGCCTACATGTCCCCCGAACAAGCCAAGGGCGAGGGTGTCGATGCCCGCTCCGACCTCTGGTCGCTGGGCGTGGTGCTCTATGAATGCCTGACCGCGCATCTGCCGTTCGAGGGCAGCCATCCGGCCGCGCTCATGTATGCGGTTCTGCACGAGCCGCACCGGGCGATAGACGCCTACCGCGGGAACCTGCCGTCGGAACTGACCTCGCTCATCGACCGCCTGTTGCGCAAGGATCCGGTCCAGCGTCCGGTCAACACGCGGGCGGTGGCGCAGGAGTTGTCGCAGATTCGCGATCTTCTCGACGGCAAGGTCAGTTCGCACCCGGGCGTGCGCGATCCGGCCCAGCCCTCGCTGGCGGTGCTGCCCTTCACGAACATGAGCGCCGACGCCGAAAACGAGTTCTTTGCCGACGGCTTGACCGAGGATCTGATCACCGCGTTTTCGCGGATGAACAACCTGCGCGTGGTGGCGCGGACCTCGGCCTTTCAATTCAAGGGCAAGACCACCGACATTCGGCGCGTCGGCGAGCAATTGAATGTCGGCACCGTGCTCGAGGGCAGCGTGCGCAAGTCGGGCAACCGCCTGCGCGTCACCGCGCAGTTGATCAATGTCGCCGACGGCTTCCACATCTGGTCGGAGAAATACGACCGCGAGATGGCCGATGTCTTCGAGATTCAGGACGATATCGCCCGCGCCATTGTGGACGCCCTGAAGGTCAAACTCACCGGGCAGCCGGATGCGTCGCTGGTGCGCGGCGGAACGGCCAACCTGGAGGCCTACAACCTCGTCCTGCAGGGTCGCCACCACTGGAACCGCCGCACCGGCGCCGATCTGCTCAAGGCCGAGGACTGCTTCCGGCGGGCGATCGCGCTGGATCCGCAATACGCCCTGGCGCACGGCGTGCTGGCGATGACGTATGTCACCATGCTCGATCATACCGACGCGCCCCGAGAGGACCTGTCGGCGAAGGCCGCCCGCGCCGCCACGGAGGCGCTGCGATTGGACGCGGAATGCGCGGAGGCCTACGCCACCATCGGGCTGTTGGAAATGGACGCCAACCGCTGGGGAAAGTCGGAGGCGGCCTTTCGCCGGGCGATCGCCATCAATCCCGGGTTTGTCACCGGGCATCAGTGGTACGCCGCCCTGCTGTCGGTGCTCGGCCGCCACGAGGAGGTCATGCGCGAATTGCGCATCGCCCTCAGCCACGATCCGCTCTCGCTCATCGTGCACATCAATCTCGCCCACGCCTACCGCATCCTCGGTCGGATGGACGATTACCGACGTGAACTCGAGTACGCTACCGAAATCGATCCGAATTTTGCGCCGGCGCACATGGACTGGATCATGTACTACGAATTGATCGGCGACTACGACCGCGCCATCCTGCATGGGGAGCGGTTGCTGACCATCAACCCCTCCTATCAGCGCGTCAATCTCTGGATCGCCCGTTTGCGGATACTGTCAGGCGACAGCGGCGCGGCGCGCGACGCCTTCGCCCGCTGGCTGGAGTCGCTGAATGATCCGGAGCGCCTGGCGCGCTTCCGGCGGGCCGCCGCGCCCGGCACATTGGCGTCGTTCAAGACGGCCGTGCTGGCCGAATTCCGCGCGCCCATTCCGACGCTCCTGCGATTTATCGACCCGCTCAGCGCCTTGTTGATGGAACTGGAAGAGTGGGACGCCGTATTCGACTGGTTGGAGGCGGCGGCGAAGGTCTCCGTGTACGATGTCTCGGTGGTGTTGGTGGATCCCATGTGGGAGCGCGCGCGCAAACATCCTCGCTATCTCGCATTCTACCGCTCGCTCGCCCTGCCCCAGAGCGTATGATTGGCCAGACCGTCGGTCACTACCGCATTTGCGCGTCGCTGGGCCAGGGCGGCATGGGGATCGTCTACCAGGCCGAAGACACGCGGTTGCAGCGGGTGGTGGCGCTTAAGTTCCTGCCCGAGGCGGCGCGCACCGACGCGTCGGCGCGCGCCCAGTTCCTGCGCGAGGCGCGCGCGGCCTCCCGTCTGAGTCACCCGCACATTCTGACCGTGCACACGGTCGAGGAATCGCCCGACGGCGACTTCATCGTCATGGAGTTCGCCGAGGGCGGCGCGTTGCGCGCCCGTGTCGGACGGCTCCCCTTCGCCGAGGCCGTCGACCTCATGATCCAGGCCGCCGAGGGACTGCAGGCGGCGCACGAACACGGCATCATTCATCGCGACATCAAGCCCGACAACCTGCTTCTGGACGCCGGCGGACGCCTCCGCATTTCCGACTTCGGCCTGGCCCGTGTCGCGTCCGACAGTGTCGGCTGGTCGAATCAGGAACTGGCTGTGGGCACCGCCCACTACATGTCCCCGGAGCAGGTGAGCGGCGCGCGGCTCGATGCCCGCTCGGATATTTTCGCGCTGGGCGTGACGTTCTTCGAATTGATCGCCGGGCGTCGCCCGTTTGAAGCCGACTACGTCATGTCGGTGCTCTATGCCATCGCCAACGAGCCCGCGCCGCGGCTGAGCGAATTCGAGCCATCCGTCGAACCCGGGCTGGAAGCGATCATCGACCGCTGTCTGGCGAAGTCGCCGGAGGACCGCTTCTCCTCCTGCCGCGACTTGGCCGAGCAGTTGATGTCGCTGCGTCGGGCGACGGCCGCCGTTGCCGCTGGGCCCGGCCACCCCGTGCAACCGCGGCGCGCGGCGCAGGTCGCCGACGTGCAGCCCTTTGTCGGCCGTCAGCGCGAACAGGCGAAATTCGACCAATGGATGGGAAGCGCCGCAGACGGCCGTGGATTCACGGTCTTTGTCACCGGCGAATCCGGGGTCGGCAAATCGCGGCTGATCGAGACCGTGCTGACACGCGGACGCGACAACGGCATGGGCGTGCTGATGGGGCGTTGTATTCCACAGGGTGGCGGGTTGCCGTTTCATCCCTACGCCAACGCGCTGCGCAGCGGCCTCCCGCGGTTGGACGATTCCACGATCAATCCGTTGGAGCGTCGCGCGGCGGCGTTGGGCGTCGACTTGCGCAATCGGCTGCCGGTCCTGCGCTCCTTCCTCAACATGTCCGGCCCGGTCGCCACAGTCCTCAACCCGGAGCACCTGTGGGATTCGCTGCTGGTGCTGATCCGGGTGGTGACGGCGGAGCGTCCCACGATCCTCTTTCTCGACGACCTGCAATGGGCCGATGACGACACCTTGAAGTTCTTCGGCTACATCGCGCGCAATGCCGGCGATCTGCCGCTTTTGCAGGTGGCGACCTATCGCACCACCGAAGGGGGCGCGCCGTCCGCGCCTGCGGCGCAAGTGGACGGGCTGGTCCGTCGGCTCCATGGCGAGGGTTGTGCCGAGGTCTTGGAGCTGCCGCGGCTCTCCAGCGAGGAGACGCTCGAACTGGCGGTGCAGTTGTTCGGCGGCCGCCTGGACGATCGCGAGTTGGCGGAGCGGGTGGTGCGTCGCGCCGACGGCAACCCATTGTTTGTGCGGGAGTTTGTCGAATTGCTCAAGGGCGCCGACGACGCGCCACCCGCCGGCGACATCACGATCCCCGGCCGCATTCGCGATCTGATTGCGCACCGGATCGACCGTCTGGCCGCCTCGGAACGCGAGCTGCTCGAACTGGCCGCCTGCGAGGCGGACTTCTTCGACTCAGACGTGCTGCTGGTCTGCTTGGGCGGCGAACGCATCCCGCTGTTGCGACGGCTGCAGAATCTGGAAACCGAGCAGCGGATCATCCGTCATGAGGGCACGCGCTACCGTTTTGATCATCCGCTGATCCGCGAAGTGATCTACGAAGGCCTCCTGCCCGAACTGCGGCAGGAATACCACCGGCTGATCGGCGCCGCGCTGATTGCCCGGCATGCCGGAGCGGTCGAGCAGGCGGCGCGCATCGCCCACCATCTGCTCTCGTCGCGTCAGG from bacterium includes:
- a CDS encoding protein kinase produces the protein MGEVYLAVDSKLDRKVALKFLPAQMTAQPDARARFLQEARAASALNHPNVCTIYDIQEHDGQMFIVMEYVEGQTLRERKQQFTLKQVVEIGVQAADGLAAAHEKGIVHRDIKTENIMIRKDGIVQIMDFGLAKLHGASRLTKEGSTVGTVGYMSPEQVQGFDTDHRTDLFSLGVVLYELISGQLPFKGVHETAIMYEIVNVDPQPLSAIKQEFDPELDRIILDCLQKDPDERCQSAKEISRDLRRFKLDSGRRRSSTVSAIRPIYPPAGPATGAPSTFGEAPTTIVPPKSSMPRLFLALTAALAIIALVAVLLRSNGDRGAALETVRFEFRAPEGRSLYGNVPNVPVVSPDGSKIVFYCTDSAGVPTLWVRALGVFEAQRLAGTDGATFPFWSPDSRFIGFFVASKLKKVDVAGGPPLTLCDAGDARGGTWSRNGTIVFSPTATSSLYRVPSAGGTATPLTTLNSALAETTHRWPWFLPDGIHFLYYARIGPDGDPAKDGIFVGSLEDSTRQLVMHHAGNVIYASNHLLFVRANTILAQQFHADSRAASGDPVPVAEGVGTIQAYRADLFSASETGVLTWVRGSTTLNSRLVWYDRLGHALDTVGPAVPMSNIRLSPDGSRVSMQALGGADPKIFLLDLNREVLTRLNVNDSALQSVSVWTPDGLRVAYTASMPDGSTAIRLAAADGSGNTSTLYESGTLNRPIAWTRDGRRLLFRHRENVSGSDDLPWVLSVDQRTGRGSDDRQLFSSPSDNDVQDWSEDGEWILYASLEANRRIGYLHALSTGAKWQISSRECDWPRWSRAGREISFVTTDNTLHVVPVLFHNGRPEFGRDEALGIKVRNESVFGYDFSPDGERILVIVNEAEQEGPTVRTFINWPEVVAQK
- a CDS encoding protein kinase; amino-acid sequence: MIGQTIAHYRIIEKLGQGGMGVVYRAEDTKLGRDVALKFPPPQTKQSAEEYQRLIHEAKAAAALDHPNICTIHEIGEVDGQPYIAMSFVDGMTLRDRLANGPLPAAEAVKIAMEMADGLSVAHDKGIIHRDIKPENIMINARGQVKIMDFGLAKSTRFNARITQDGITPGTAAYMSPEQAKGEGVDARSDLWSLGVVLYECLTAHLPFEGSHPAALMYAVLHEPHRAIDAYRGNLPSELTSLIDRLLRKDPVQRPVNTRAVAQELSQIRDLLDGKVSSHPGVRDPAQPSLAVLPFTNMSADAENEFFADGLTEDLITAFSRMNNLRVVARTSAFQFKGKTTDIRRVGEQLNVGTVLEGSVRKSGNRLRVTAQLINVADGFHIWSEKYDREMADVFEIQDDIARAIVDALKVKLTGQPDASLVRGGTANLEAYNLVLQGRHHWNRRTGADLLKAEDCFRRAIALDPQYALAHGVLAMTYVTMLDHTDAPREDLSAKAARAATEALRLDAECAEAYATIGLLEMDANRWGKSEAAFRRAIAINPGFVTGHQWYAALLSVLGRHEEVMRELRIALSHDPLSLIVHINLAHAYRILGRMDDYRRELEYATEIDPNFAPAHMDWIMYYELIGDYDRAILHGERLLTINPSYQRVNLWIARLRILSGDSGAARDAFARWLESLNDPERLARFRRAAAPGTLASFKTAVLAEFRAPIPTLLRFIDPLSALLMELEEWDAVFDWLEAAAKVSVYDVSVVLVDPMWERARKHPRYLAFYRSLALPQSV
- a CDS encoding protein kinase, with amino-acid sequence MIGQTIAQYSIIEHLGAGGMGDVYLAVDSKLDRKVALKFLPAQMTAQPDARARFLQEARAASALNHPNICTIHDIQEHDGQLFIVMEHVDGQTLRDKRATLSPKQVLEIGAQIADGLAAAHEHGIVHRDIKPENIMIRKDGIVQIMDFGLAKLHGATRLTKEGSTIGTAGYMSPEQVQGLDTDHRSDIFSLGVVLYELLTDQMPFRGMHDTAIMYEIVNIDAAPPSAIRPEIEPELDRILLECLDKDRDERYQSAKELAKDLRRFRRVSDRSKVSRVSTVRPALSGPAPRPPVAAAPAVSSAPKRGAILPWSLVGILMLAAGWLGWLQVGRAPASVATVRFAVPAPDRLNLAVEGAGNLALSPDGHRLAFVGADSLGATSLWVRSINNFTSERLPGTTDALFPFWSPDSRFLCFFAEAKLKKIDVTGGPAVTLCDAPNGRGGSWSGDGVIIFTPRPGGGLARVSAAGGVPSVLTSLDTTRGESSHRWPWFLPDGNHYIYYSRMGPGSGDVRDDSVRFAALDGSMDRAVMQCAANAAYASGYLIFLRERTLMAQAFDVSDGTLSGEPVPLAEDVYADLGFSNVSLGVSTDGTLAYQSGASALGAHIIAFDQEGTAVDTLGEAGSYYDCDLSPDDRYFAVEAVDPVTTNADIWVHDITRQIRTRLTFAAGEDGYPAWTPDGAHILYSAVRQSALDLYRKAATGAGTEELLYSSAATKWLMDCSPDGRHLAYIAPTAASVGDDLWILPLGPDGKAAGDPYAFQQTEFDEDDASFSPDGRWLAYASAESGEYEVYVRPFPGPGGKWQVSSKGGDFPRWRRDSRELYYITGGNMMTAVEIDGRAESITVGQPRTLFPVRTPQANKPYDVSADGRTFYVVTREAGFAASWINMVINWNAEIAAK
- a CDS encoding protein kinase — its product is MIGQTVGHYRICASLGQGGMGIVYQAEDTRLQRVVALKFLPEAARTDASARAQFLREARAASRLSHPHILTVHTVEESPDGDFIVMEFAEGGALRARVGRLPFAEAVDLMIQAAEGLQAAHEHGIIHRDIKPDNLLLDAGGRLRISDFGLARVASDSVGWSNQELAVGTAHYMSPEQVSGARLDARSDIFALGVTFFELIAGRRPFEADYVMSVLYAIANEPAPRLSEFEPSVEPGLEAIIDRCLAKSPEDRFSSCRDLAEQLMSLRRATAAVAAGPGHPVQPRRAAQVADVQPFVGRQREQAKFDQWMGSAADGRGFTVFVTGESGVGKSRLIETVLTRGRDNGMGVLMGRCIPQGGGLPFHPYANALRSGLPRLDDSTINPLERRAAALGVDLRNRLPVLRSFLNMSGPVATVLNPEHLWDSLLVLIRVVTAERPTILFLDDLQWADDDTLKFFGYIARNAGDLPLLQVATYRTTEGGAPSAPAAQVDGLVRRLHGEGCAEVLELPRLSSEETLELAVQLFGGRLDDRELAERVVRRADGNPLFVREFVELLKGADDAPPAGDITIPGRIRDLIAHRIDRLAASERELLELAACEADFFDSDVLLVCLGGERIPLLRRLQNLETEQRIIRHEGTRYRFDHPLIREVIYEGLLPELRQEYHRLIGAALIARHAGAVEQAARIAHHLLSSRQEGAALGYLLRAAEHARDLCANSEALRLYQQLEGILVTAGRVEPDLALRVKVGRGDVLLARGMTAQALSAYEAALALAQSHDLSGWTIDILRRMAEPLRMLGDLDPARRVAVEAAERAARQQDTARRAESLLSLAAALVPRAEYEAALDAAGEALALAQREERLSQQSAALALAGATHLHRGQYRAAADTLEQAIAIQRSIGDQRGLASSLNFSGLAYHRLARFSRSLAHHEESLRIKRAIDDVSAIPGGLNGMGDVLRDMGQLERARECHEQSLQLARQNQNRGAECDNLRDLGVDDMLLGRFDDAERRFGEVLRLAREHKYPWYETRTLSALSELHLLAGHAGAADETSKAALDLARQVGATELLCEALWVRARSLVKNGIPAADMDSMRMLEEAIARAEAADLQLPLAAMHLDRARWLDQRGDRPAASQAREDARRYFDEAAAGITDPSMRSEFLSSPLARELRS